A single genomic interval of Methylocystis sp. IM3 harbors:
- the tig gene encoding trigger factor, whose amino-acid sequence MQVTQTSTQGLKQEFKVVLPAADLAAKLGAQLAEMQAKAQIKGFRPGKAPIGHLKKLYGKSIMGDVLQEAVNDANRKIVEENGLRIAVEPKLDFPGGQDEVERALAAEGDFSFTVTFETLPKFEVGSLDDISLERPVAEVGEADIDTALKNLADRVQEFEARAEGAKAEKGDKLTIDFTGKLDGVPFEGGTGGDIDIVLGSGTFIPGFEDQLEGAAVGEQRLVKVTFPEDYSAKNLAGKDAEFDVTVKAVAAPKAMEIGEDLAKKYGFENFDAMKEAVKGNLEADFHKVSRDRLKRALLDALDSRYSFDLPETLVEQEFGNIWQQHMAESQRTGQPLAEDGKTEEETRAEFRKIAERRVRLGLVLAEIGQNAGVKVEDKDLTEALVERARMFPGQEKQVWDYYRNNEQALAQLRAPIYEERVVDHISKLIKIADKPVTKEELFKDEDEA is encoded by the coding sequence ATGCAAGTAACGCAAACCTCCACGCAGGGTTTGAAGCAGGAATTCAAGGTCGTGCTGCCGGCGGCCGATCTCGCCGCCAAGCTCGGGGCCCAGCTCGCCGAGATGCAGGCCAAGGCCCAGATCAAGGGCTTCCGTCCCGGCAAGGCGCCGATCGGCCATCTCAAGAAGCTCTATGGCAAGAGCATCATGGGCGACGTGCTGCAGGAGGCCGTCAACGACGCCAACCGCAAGATCGTCGAGGAGAACGGGCTGCGAATCGCCGTCGAGCCCAAGCTCGATTTCCCCGGCGGGCAGGACGAGGTCGAGCGCGCGCTGGCGGCCGAGGGCGATTTCTCCTTCACGGTGACATTCGAGACGCTGCCGAAGTTCGAAGTCGGCTCCCTCGACGACATTTCCCTCGAGCGTCCGGTCGCAGAGGTCGGCGAGGCGGACATCGACACCGCCCTCAAGAATCTCGCCGACCGGGTGCAGGAATTCGAGGCGCGCGCCGAGGGCGCCAAGGCCGAGAAGGGCGACAAGCTCACGATCGACTTCACGGGCAAGCTCGACGGCGTGCCCTTCGAGGGCGGCACGGGCGGCGACATTGACATCGTGCTGGGCTCGGGCACGTTCATTCCGGGCTTCGAGGATCAGCTCGAAGGCGCGGCCGTTGGCGAGCAGCGCCTGGTCAAGGTCACCTTCCCGGAGGACTATTCCGCCAAGAATCTCGCCGGCAAGGACGCCGAATTCGACGTGACGGTGAAGGCCGTGGCCGCGCCCAAGGCCATGGAGATCGGCGAGGATCTCGCCAAGAAATATGGCTTCGAGAATTTCGACGCCATGAAGGAGGCGGTGAAGGGCAATCTGGAGGCGGACTTCCACAAGGTTTCGCGCGATCGCCTGAAGCGCGCGCTGCTCGACGCGCTCGACAGCCGCTATTCCTTCGACCTGCCGGAGACGCTCGTCGAGCAGGAGTTCGGCAACATCTGGCAGCAGCACATGGCCGAGAGCCAGCGGACGGGCCAGCCTCTCGCCGAGGACGGCAAGACCGAGGAAGAGACCCGCGCCGAGTTCCGCAAGATCGCCGAGCGCCGCGTGCGGTTGGGCCTCGTCCTCGCGGAGATCGGGCAGAACGCCGGCGTCAAGGTCGAGGACAAGGACCTGACCGAGGCGCTGGTCGAGCGCGCCCGCATGTTCCCTGGTCAGGAAAAGCAGGTCTGGGACTATTACCGCAACAATGAGCAGGCCCTCGCCCAGTTGCGCGCGCCGATCTACGAAGAGCGGGTCGTCGATCACATCTCGAAGCTGATCAAGATCGCCGACAAACCCGTGACCAAGGAAGAGCTCTTCAAGGACGAGGACGAGGCCTAA
- a CDS encoding HlyD family efflux transporter periplasmic adaptor subunit: protein MGQDHTDAPSAAGGAPPLSRKTIRARRAFLLRALAVGVGVGALVTAFRWFTYDRDWVTTDNAFVSGNIIPVQADATGVVAKVLAEETQLVKKGDVLIQLDAQRARAALGQAEAELGRAVRNVGALYANRRQICQKLTSRTAVRERTRHDLARYRKAATSGAASGQVLQNTEDTLAAQEADLREARAEYQAIESRVGGVELTKHPDIELAKARFNDAFIEYLRQKIRAPATGYVAKRRVQVGQRVRPGDQVMNIVPLDHLWVEANLWENRMDRIRPGQPAVIKVDLYGSSVLFHGTVEGLVPGSGSVFATLPPDNATGNFIRIVQRVPVRIAIDPEELKKTPLRPGLSTVTSINVGAEAKPANDSIVKTSAGEYATEVFDKDLEEARARAEKIVKENLVGGATAGDGACPAVSE, encoded by the coding sequence TTGGGTCAGGATCACACAGACGCTCCGAGCGCGGCCGGCGGCGCGCCGCCGCTGTCGCGCAAGACAATTCGCGCCCGTCGCGCCTTCCTGCTCAGGGCGCTCGCGGTCGGAGTCGGGGTCGGGGCGCTGGTCACGGCGTTCCGCTGGTTCACCTATGACCGCGACTGGGTGACGACGGACAACGCCTTCGTCTCGGGCAACATCATTCCCGTGCAGGCGGACGCCACCGGCGTCGTCGCGAAGGTTCTCGCGGAGGAAACCCAGCTCGTCAAGAAAGGCGACGTGCTGATCCAGCTCGACGCGCAGCGCGCGCGGGCCGCGCTCGGCCAGGCGGAAGCGGAGCTTGGCCGCGCCGTGCGCAACGTCGGCGCGCTCTACGCCAACCGCCGGCAGATTTGCCAGAAGTTAACATCGCGCACCGCCGTCCGCGAGCGCACGCGCCACGATCTCGCGCGTTACCGGAAGGCGGCGACGAGCGGCGCGGCGTCGGGGCAAGTCTTGCAGAATACAGAGGACACGCTCGCCGCCCAGGAGGCCGATCTGCGCGAGGCGCGCGCCGAATATCAGGCGATCGAGTCCCGCGTCGGCGGCGTGGAGCTCACGAAGCATCCGGACATCGAACTCGCGAAGGCGCGTTTCAACGACGCCTTTATCGAATATCTGCGCCAGAAAATTCGCGCGCCTGCCACGGGCTATGTCGCCAAGCGTCGGGTGCAGGTCGGCCAGCGCGTGCGTCCCGGCGACCAGGTCATGAACATCGTCCCGCTCGATCACCTTTGGGTCGAGGCCAATCTCTGGGAAAACCGGATGGATCGGATTCGCCCCGGACAGCCGGCGGTGATCAAGGTCGATCTCTACGGGTCGAGCGTGCTGTTCCATGGCACGGTCGAGGGTCTCGTGCCGGGCTCCGGCAGCGTCTTCGCCACCCTGCCGCCCGACAACGCCACAGGCAACTTCATCCGCATCGTCCAGCGCGTGCCCGTGCGAATCGCGATCGATCCGGAAGAGCTGAAGAAAACGCCCCTGCGCCCCGGCCTCTCGACCGTGACCTCGATCAATGTCGGCGCCGAGGCAAAGCCGGCGAACGACTCCATCGTCAAGACCTCCGCCGGCGAATATGCGACCGAGGTCTTCGACAAGGACCTGGAGGAAGCGAGAGCGCGCGCCGAAAAGATCGTGAAGGAAAATCTCGTTGGCGGCGCGACCGCGGGAGACGGCGCCTGCCCGGCCGTGTCGGAGTGA
- the clpP gene encoding ATP-dependent Clp endopeptidase proteolytic subunit ClpP, translated as MRDPIEVYNQYLIPQVIENTSRGERGFDIYSRLLRERIIFLTGPVEDHMASVIIAQLLFLESENPKKEISLYINSPGGVVTSGLAIYDTMQFIKPKVSTLCVGQAASMGSLLLCAGEAGQRFALPNARVMLHQPSGGFQGQASDIQRHAEDILKVKKRLNDIYVRHTGKDYETIERTLDRDHFMSAEEAKAFGIIDSVQEKRADEPEAK; from the coding sequence ATGCGTGATCCGATCGAGGTCTACAACCAGTATCTCATTCCCCAGGTGATCGAAAACACCTCGCGCGGCGAGCGCGGGTTCGACATCTACTCGCGTCTTCTGCGGGAGCGGATCATCTTTCTCACCGGGCCGGTCGAAGACCATATGGCGTCGGTCATCATCGCGCAGCTTTTGTTCCTGGAATCGGAAAATCCGAAGAAGGAAATCTCGCTCTACATCAACTCGCCCGGCGGCGTGGTGACGTCGGGCCTCGCCATCTACGACACGATGCAGTTCATCAAGCCGAAGGTCTCGACGCTCTGCGTGGGGCAGGCGGCGTCGATGGGCTCGCTGCTGCTTTGCGCCGGCGAGGCGGGTCAGCGTTTCGCGCTGCCCAACGCCCGCGTCATGCTGCATCAGCCGTCTGGCGGCTTCCAGGGGCAGGCGTCCGACATTCAGCGCCATGCGGAAGACATCCTCAAGGTGAAGAAGCGGTTGAACGACATTTACGTCCGCCACACCGGCAAGGACTATGAGACGATCGAGCGCACGCTCGACCGCGATCATTTCATGTCGGCGGAGGAGGCCAAGGCTTTCGGCATCATCGACAGCGTGCAGGAGAAGCGCGCCGACGAGCCCGAAGCCAAGTAA
- a CDS encoding acetyl/propionyl/methylcrotonyl-CoA carboxylase subunit alpha, translating to MFRKILIANRGEIACRIIKTAKKMGIATVAVYSDADADALHVEMADEAIHLGPPPAAQSYLLIDKIVAACKETGAEAVHPGYGFLSERAAFAKALKDAGIVFIGPNPRAIEAMGDKIESKKFASAAKVSVVPGYLGVIESPEEAVRIAKDIGYPVMLKASAGGGGKGMRIAFNDAEVIEGFTRARSEAASSFGDDRVFVEKFIVNPRHIEIQVLGDKHGNVIHLNERECSIQRRNQKVIEEAPSPLLDAATRAEMGAQAVALAKAVDYDSAGTVEFVAGQDKSFYFLEMNTRLQVEHPVTELITGIDLVEQMIRVAAGEPLQIKQENVKINGWAVESRIYAEDPTRNFLPSIGRLVKYRPPAERKEGGVTVRNDTGVTEGREISIHYDPMIAKLVTHSPDRLGAIVAQADALDRFVIDGIRHNIPFLSSLMQSPRWRSGNLSTGFIAEEYPEGFSAPAPTGDIAWTLAAVATLIDHIGNARKRQISGQLMNGRPVEFTRDRVCMLGDARFDVQIEEQGEALVVRFSEGDNRAHRVSSQWRPGQELFVGDVDGHSVYVQARPILNGYELSHQGVSIPARVYTQREAEFVALMPKKKDAGASKALLCPMPGLVKTVDVAEGQEVKAGEALCMVEAMKMENVLRAERDVTIKKILAKPGDSLAVDAVIMEFA from the coding sequence ATGTTTCGCAAGATTTTGATCGCCAACCGTGGCGAAATCGCCTGTCGCATCATCAAGACCGCCAAGAAGATGGGCATCGCCACGGTCGCCGTCTACTCGGACGCCGACGCCGACGCGCTGCATGTCGAGATGGCGGATGAGGCGATCCATCTCGGGCCTCCGCCCGCCGCGCAATCCTATCTGCTGATCGACAAGATCGTCGCCGCCTGCAAGGAGACGGGCGCCGAGGCGGTGCATCCGGGCTACGGCTTCCTGTCCGAGCGCGCGGCTTTCGCCAAGGCGCTGAAGGACGCGGGCATCGTGTTCATCGGCCCCAATCCCCGCGCCATCGAGGCGATGGGCGACAAGATCGAATCGAAGAAATTCGCTTCCGCCGCGAAGGTGAGCGTCGTGCCGGGCTATCTCGGCGTGATCGAATCGCCCGAGGAAGCGGTGAGGATCGCCAAGGATATTGGCTATCCGGTGATGCTGAAGGCGTCCGCCGGCGGCGGCGGCAAGGGCATGCGCATCGCCTTCAACGACGCCGAGGTCATCGAGGGCTTCACCCGCGCCCGCTCCGAGGCCGCCTCGTCCTTCGGCGACGACCGCGTCTTCGTCGAAAAATTCATCGTCAATCCGCGCCACATCGAAATTCAGGTTCTCGGCGACAAGCACGGCAACGTCATTCACCTCAATGAGCGTGAATGTTCGATCCAGCGCCGCAACCAGAAGGTGATCGAGGAAGCGCCGTCGCCGCTGCTCGACGCCGCCACCCGCGCCGAAATGGGCGCGCAGGCCGTCGCGCTCGCCAAGGCGGTGGATTACGATTCCGCCGGCACGGTGGAATTCGTCGCGGGTCAGGACAAGAGCTTCTACTTCCTCGAGATGAACACCCGCCTGCAGGTGGAGCATCCGGTGACGGAGCTCATCACCGGCATAGACCTCGTCGAGCAGATGATCCGCGTCGCGGCCGGCGAGCCGCTGCAGATCAAGCAGGAGAACGTCAAGATCAACGGCTGGGCGGTCGAAAGCCGCATCTACGCCGAGGACCCCACCCGCAACTTCCTGCCCTCCATCGGCCGTCTGGTGAAATACCGTCCGCCGGCCGAGCGCAAGGAAGGCGGCGTCACGGTTCGCAACGACACGGGCGTCACCGAGGGGCGCGAAATCTCGATCCATTACGATCCGATGATCGCCAAACTCGTCACCCATTCGCCGGATCGCCTCGGCGCCATCGTGGCGCAGGCCGACGCGCTCGACCGCTTCGTCATCGACGGCATCCGCCACAACATCCCCTTCCTGTCGTCGCTGATGCAGAGCCCGCGCTGGCGCTCCGGCAATCTTTCGACGGGCTTCATCGCCGAGGAATATCCGGAAGGCTTCTCCGCCCCGGCGCCGACCGGCGACATCGCCTGGACCCTTGCCGCCGTCGCGACGCTGATTGACCACATCGGCAACGCCCGCAAGCGCCAGATCAGCGGCCAGCTGATGAACGGCCGTCCGGTGGAATTCACCCGCGACCGCGTCTGCATGCTGGGCGATGCGCGCTTCGATGTGCAGATCGAGGAGCAGGGCGAGGCGCTCGTCGTGCGCTTCTCGGAAGGCGACAATCGCGCCCACCGCGTCTCGTCGCAGTGGCGGCCGGGCCAGGAGCTCTTCGTCGGCGACGTCGACGGCCACAGCGTCTATGTGCAGGCGCGGCCGATCCTCAATGGTTACGAGCTCTCCCATCAGGGCGTCAGCATTCCGGCGCGCGTCTATACGCAGCGTGAGGCGGAATTCGTCGCCCTCATGCCCAAGAAGAAGGATGCCGGCGCCTCCAAGGCGCTGCTCTGCCCCATGCCGGGTCTCGTGAAGACCGTCGATGTGGCGGAGGGGCAGGAGGTGAAGGCGGGCGAGGCGCTCTGCATGGTCGAGGCGATGAAGATGGAGAACGTGCTGCGCGCCGAGCGCGACGTGACCATCAAGAAGATCCTCGCCAAACCCGGCGACAGCCTCGCGGTCGACGCGGTGATCATGGAATTCGCCTGA
- a CDS encoding efflux transporter outer membrane subunit has protein sequence MRKRTRHHTPRGPLARRRSLGAAAPLALLLSGCVPTAQQQRADFMEPPPMSRTIAASGVKSVSAKGWPSQQWWKAFRSPELDRIMEKSLIDNQNLRKAADTLKEAESAVDIASSRLTPYVETDLSYKQNRYAERGVAAGLNPKVGGLEKSAAFLNPISAKWELDFWGRNRALLDAAIGDALAQAGELEQTRLLLTTSVARAYLRGYVLAEQLKLAKELTSLRRELRQLFETRYATGIEPLDFVQIARSNEEAAVRREASLVAALSIQENALARLMGEGPDVARGLFEGKKQVAPVQPGLPQRLPIELLAHRPDLMAALRRAEAWADRIHAAKALFLPSMDISVSAGLEASVTSSQFAKLGGYLFNPGAMVYSVTPGLHLPIFQGGKLTGNLEMQRADYDQAVDTYNETLLTAAQQVADALANLKRFKSEYESQSRFVQARRAEADLARIRLSNGLRDRREYVQEYADMLDALYIQRGLEGDKLVAAVDLFQALGGGFDAGPQAYEPKPAPETDPITPVVDAVQSLGGG, from the coding sequence ATGCGCAAGCGCACGAGACACCACACACCACGCGGCCCGCTCGCGAGGCGCAGAAGCCTTGGCGCGGCGGCCCCCCTTGCGCTGCTGCTGTCGGGCTGCGTGCCGACAGCCCAGCAGCAGCGCGCCGACTTCATGGAGCCGCCGCCGATGAGCCGCACCATCGCGGCCTCGGGCGTAAAAAGCGTGAGCGCCAAAGGGTGGCCCAGCCAACAATGGTGGAAAGCCTTCCGTAGTCCGGAACTCGACCGGATCATGGAAAAGTCGCTAATCGACAACCAGAACCTGCGCAAGGCCGCCGACACGCTGAAAGAAGCCGAGTCCGCCGTAGACATCGCAAGCTCGCGTCTGACGCCCTATGTTGAGACCGATCTCTCCTACAAGCAAAATCGTTACGCCGAGCGCGGCGTCGCGGCGGGCCTCAATCCCAAGGTGGGCGGCCTCGAGAAATCCGCGGCCTTCCTCAACCCGATCTCGGCCAAATGGGAGCTGGACTTCTGGGGCCGCAACCGCGCCTTGCTCGACGCCGCCATCGGCGACGCGCTGGCCCAGGCCGGCGAACTCGAACAGACCAGGCTGCTGCTGACGACGAGCGTCGCGCGCGCCTATCTTCGCGGTTATGTGCTCGCGGAACAATTGAAGCTCGCAAAGGAGCTCACGAGCCTGCGGCGGGAACTGCGGCAGCTTTTCGAAACCCGCTATGCGACCGGCATCGAGCCGCTCGACTTCGTGCAGATTGCGCGTAGCAACGAGGAGGCCGCCGTGCGGCGCGAGGCGTCGCTGGTCGCTGCGCTTTCAATTCAGGAGAACGCCCTCGCCCGGCTGATGGGCGAAGGCCCCGACGTGGCGCGTGGCCTCTTCGAGGGCAAGAAGCAGGTTGCCCCCGTGCAGCCCGGCCTGCCCCAGCGCCTGCCGATCGAGCTTCTGGCGCATCGCCCGGATCTGATGGCGGCGCTGCGGCGCGCGGAAGCCTGGGCGGATCGCATCCACGCCGCCAAGGCGCTGTTTCTGCCCTCGATGGACATTTCCGTTTCGGCGGGCCTCGAGGCGTCCGTCACCTCGAGCCAATTCGCAAAGCTCGGCGGCTATCTGTTCAATCCGGGAGCCATGGTGTACAGCGTCACGCCCGGTCTGCACTTGCCGATCTTCCAGGGCGGCAAGCTCACGGGCAACCTCGAGATGCAGCGCGCCGATTACGATCAGGCGGTGGACACGTACAACGAGACGCTGCTGACGGCCGCGCAGCAGGTCGCCGACGCGCTCGCCAATCTCAAGAGATTCAAATCCGAATATGAATCGCAGTCGCGCTTCGTGCAGGCGCGGCGCGCCGAGGCCGATCTCGCGCGCATTCGCCTGAGCAACGGACTGCGCGACCGGCGCGAATATGTTCAGGAATACGCCGACATGCTCGACGCTCTCTATATCCAGCGCGGTCTGGAGGGAGACAAGCTCGTCGCCGCCGTGGATCTTTTCCAGGCGCTCGGCGGCGGATTCGACGCAGGGCCGCAGGCTTACGAGCCCAAGCCGGCGCCGGAGACGGATCCGATCACGCCGGTCGTCGATGCCGTGCAATCCCTCGGGGGAGGCTGA
- a CDS encoding MFS transporter — MTASFDRLTGGRLLLLLVALGVGYVDVLSNVSGHSVLTPYSAGSLEGVTPSFAAWGTTFYLIGVALGVPLARILTGRYGDYRVLTLGYLGYAIASIICVSSASVFMYAPTRFVFGVFGGFLAVVSQAAALGELPEKQYRIGLGYWAALGILPYTLAVFLGGFWAEYFSWRWLFYANATLGFLIAAAVGALLYGRSYERKIVRFDAVGFALLAVILIGVQMIFSLGNDFDWLDSSLLSADYIVVVLAIPAFVIWEWGERNPIVDVRLFARSSYALGVACGFFGFLTIQGLMSLLSVQMQLLLGYTSSIAGHVYLAMMIAGLPLASVMYEISKKIDVRLVICLMCICSSVVLTWLGLFDKHASFDALVIPVIFLGFCVAALSAPTSTLATYGLSGKTYKRAAEEFLLFRLVGGAIGIAFQSVIYFRRTPWHQLNLSEYLGGRRYASLDTLSALTQQLQGLGLSESVARRHIARLIRQQAGILALNDAFLLGACIMFLLGVLVWFARLKKEPSAYGAQATATAKIESKAAVTADH, encoded by the coding sequence ATGACGGCCTCATTCGACAGGCTGACCGGCGGCAGGCTTCTGCTGCTACTGGTCGCGCTCGGCGTGGGATATGTCGACGTTCTCTCCAACGTGTCCGGCCACAGCGTGCTCACGCCCTATTCGGCCGGTTCGCTCGAGGGCGTGACGCCGAGTTTCGCCGCCTGGGGAACGACGTTCTATCTCATCGGCGTGGCGCTCGGCGTGCCGCTGGCGCGCATTCTCACAGGCCGATACGGCGATTATCGCGTTCTGACGCTCGGCTACCTGGGCTATGCGATCGCCTCGATCATCTGCGTCTCGAGCGCCTCGGTGTTCATGTATGCGCCGACGCGTTTCGTCTTTGGCGTGTTCGGTGGTTTTCTGGCTGTGGTCAGTCAGGCGGCGGCGCTCGGCGAACTGCCGGAGAAGCAATATCGGATCGGCCTCGGCTACTGGGCGGCGCTCGGCATTCTTCCCTATACGCTCGCCGTCTTCCTCGGCGGCTTCTGGGCCGAATATTTTTCCTGGCGGTGGCTCTTTTACGCCAACGCCACGCTTGGCTTTCTGATCGCGGCGGCGGTCGGCGCGCTGCTCTATGGACGCAGTTACGAGCGCAAGATCGTCCGCTTCGACGCGGTCGGCTTCGCGCTGCTCGCCGTCATACTGATCGGCGTGCAAATGATCTTCAGCCTTGGAAACGACTTCGACTGGCTGGACTCCTCGCTTCTGTCGGCGGATTACATCGTCGTCGTTCTTGCGATCCCCGCCTTCGTCATCTGGGAATGGGGCGAGCGCAATCCGATCGTGGATGTGCGCCTGTTCGCGCGGTCGAGTTACGCCCTGGGCGTCGCGTGCGGCTTCTTCGGCTTTCTCACCATTCAGGGGCTGATGTCGCTCCTCTCCGTGCAGATGCAGCTCCTGCTCGGCTACACCTCGTCGATCGCCGGCCATGTCTATCTGGCCATGATGATCGCCGGCCTGCCGCTGGCGTCGGTCATGTACGAAATATCGAAGAAAATCGACGTGCGGCTCGTCATCTGTCTGATGTGCATATGTTCGTCGGTCGTGCTGACCTGGCTCGGCCTCTTCGACAAGCACGCCTCTTTCGACGCGCTGGTCATCCCGGTCATTTTCCTGGGCTTCTGCGTCGCGGCGCTCTCGGCGCCGACCTCGACGCTCGCGACCTACGGCCTCAGCGGTAAGACGTACAAGCGCGCGGCCGAGGAATTCCTGCTGTTTCGTCTCGTCGGCGGCGCCATTGGCATCGCCTTTCAAAGCGTCATTTATTTCCGCCGCACGCCATGGCATCAACTCAATTTGTCTGAATATCTCGGCGGACGGCGCTACGCCTCTCTGGACACGCTCTCCGCGCTGACCCAACAATTGCAGGGGCTGGGCCTGTCCGAATCGGTCGCGCGCCGGCACATTGCGAGGCTGATCCGTCAGCAGGCCGGCATTCTCGCCCTCAACGACGCCTTCCTTCTCGGCGCCTGTATCATGTTCCTGCTGGGCGTCCTCGTCTGGTTCGCCCGACTCAAAAAGGAGCCATCCGCTTATGGCGCGCAGGCGACAGCTACGGCGAAGATCGAGAGCAAAGCAGCCGTGACGGCGGACCACTGA